CGCTGGATTCGAATTTTATATTGTTATCCGGAAGAAATTTATGATGAACTGATTCAGACGATTAAGGAAGAACCAAAAATCTGTCATTATCTGGATCTTCCAATCCAGCATGCCAATGATGAGATTCTCAAACGTATGGGAAGAAGAACGACAAAACAGGAACTGATAGATATCATCAGTAAGCTCAGGAGAGAAATTCCGGATATCGCGCTTCGCACCACATTGATCACGGGATTCCCGGGAGAAACGAAAGAGCAGCATGAGGAACTGATGGAGTTTGTGGATGAGATGGAATTTGACAGACTCGGTGTGTTTACTTATTCTCCGGAGGAGGATACTGCAGCTGCGAGGATGGAAGGGCAGATCGAGGAAGAAGTCAAGGAAGAACGCCAGGCTGAACTGATGGAACTGCAGCAGGAAATTGCGTTTGATACTGCGGAAAATATGGTCGGAAAAGAAGTGCTTGTGATGATCGAAGGAAAAGTAGCAGATGAAAATGCATATGTGGGAAGAACATACAGAGATGCGCCGAATGTGGACGGTTTGATTTTTGTTAACACAGAGGAAGAACTGATGTCCGGTGATTTTGCAAAGGTAAAAGTATCGGGAGCAGTGGATTATGATTTGATAGGAGGTCTTATCTGATGAATTTACCGAATAAACTGACGGTTCTGCGAGTGCTGATGGTACCGTTTTTTGTGCTGTTTATGCTGACAGATCTTGGTGGAGTGGCGAACAAATGGATCGCACTGGCGATTTTTGTGGTGGCCAGTCTGACCGATCTGCTGGATGGAAAAATTGCCAGAAAATATAATCTGGTCACAAATTTTGGAAAGTTTATGGATCCGCTTGCGGATAAACTGCTGGTATGTTCAGCAATGATCTGTCTGATCGAAAAAGGAAGTCTGGCGGCATGGATCGTGATCGTGATCATTGCCAGAGAGTTTATTATCAGTGGATTCCGTCTGGTGGCGTCTGACAATGGAATTGTGATCGCGGCAAGCTACTGGGGTAAATTCAAGACAGTCTTTCAGATGGCGATGGTCATTGTACTGATCATGGATCTGGGTGGTGCTTTTGATGTGATCGGGCAGGCACTGATCTGGATTTCACTGGCACTTACGATCATTTCACTGATTGATTATGTGGCAAAAAATATTCAGGTACTGACCAACGGAGGCATGTAAGATGTATACAGACTGGCTTTTAAAAATGAAGGAAAATGAAGCGCAGACGACATTGGAAGAGCGTGTGGTGGAATTGCTTGCTGAACACAAAATGACAGTCACTACAGCGGAATCCTGCACAGGCGGCCTGATCGCAGCAACGCTGGTGAATGTTCCAGGGGCATCTGACGTATTGAATGAAGGGTATATCACATATTCCAATGAAGCAAAGATACGTCTTGTAAACGTTTCCCCGGAGACATTAGAGCGTTATGGAGCAGTCAGTTCCCAGACAGCAAAAGAAATGGCGAATGGAGCAGCAAAGGCGGCAAAAGCAGAGGCTGCTCTAAGCGCTACGGGAATTGCGGGACCGGGAGGAGGAACAGAGGAAAAGCCGGTAGGTCTGGTTTATATCGGCTGTTCTGTGAACGGAAAGACAACTGCGAAAAGATGTGTTTTTGATGGAAACCGTATGGAAAACAGGCAGCATACAGTGGAAACTGCATTGGAAATGCTTGTGGAAGCACTGGAAAATCTGGAAAAATAGAAAGTGATAATTGACGAATGTCGGAATTTGTGAGAGAATGTAAACGAATACGGCGTTAAGAATTTATCAAAGCCGCAGAGGGAAACCTCAAATAATACACAATTACATATGTTGAAAGGAGTTTTAACATGATTTATTCACACGAAGTAGAAATGATGTGTCCGGTAGCTCAGGGAGCAAATCACGGACCAGCTCCAATCCCAGAAGAAGCAAAATGGGTGCAGGCAAAAGAAGTTAAAGATATCTCAGGACTGACACACGGTGTAGGCTGGTGTGCTCCACAGCAGGGAACATGTAAGCTGACACTGAACGTAAAAGAAGGTATCATCCAGGAAGCACTGGTTGAGACAATCGGATGTTCAGGAATGACTCATTCTGCAGCTATGGCATCTGAAATTCTTCCGGGAAAAACAATTCTCGAAGCTCTGAACACAGACCTTGTCTGTGATGCAATCAACACAGCTATGAGAGAATTATTCCTGCAGATCGTATACGGACGTACACAGAGTGCATTCTCTGAAGATGGACTTCCGATTGGTGCAGGACTGGAGGATCTCGGAAAAGGACTTCGTTCTCAGGTTGGTACAATGTACGGAACTCTTGCAAAAGGACCTCGTTACCTGGAAATGGCTGAAGGTTATGTAACAGGTATCGCTCTGGATGAGAATAATGAAATTATCGGATACAAATTCGTAAGCCTTGGTAAATTCACAGACTTCATTAAAAAAGGTGATACACCAAACGAAGCATGGGAAAAAGCACAGGGACAGTATGGACGCGTGGATGATGCAGTTAAGATCATCGACCCAAGACAGGAATAGGCGATAGGAGGACTTAAAATGGCTTTATTTGAATCATATGAAAGACGAATTGATAAAATCAATGCTGTATTAAACAGCTACGGAATTGCTTCTATCGAAGAAGCTGAAAAAATCACAAAAGATGCTGGACTGGATGTTTACAATCAGGTAAAAGGAATCCAGCCGATCTGTTTTGAAAATGCATGCTGGGCTTACATTGTAGGTGCTGCTATCGCAATCAAAAAAGACTGCAGAAGAGCTGCTGACGCTGCTGCTGCAATCGGAGAAGGTCTTCAGGCATTCTGTATCCCTGGATCTGTTGCAGACCAGAGAAAAGTAGGTCTTGGACATGGTAACTTAGGAAAAATGCTTCTGGAAGAAGAGACAGACTGTTTCGCATTCCTCGCAGGACATGAGTCTTTCGCAGCCGCAGAAGGTGCAATCGGTATTGCTGAAAAAGCGAACAAGGTTCGTAAAAAACCACTTCGTGTTATCTTAAATGGTCTTGGAAAAGATGCAGCAAAGATCATTTCCAGAATCAACGGATTTACATATGTTCAGACAGAGTATGACTACTACACAGGAGAATTAAAAGAGGTTTCCCGTACAGCATATT
This window of the Mediterraneibacter gnavus ATCC 29149 genome carries:
- the pgsA gene encoding CDP-diacylglycerol--glycerol-3-phosphate 3-phosphatidyltransferase, with translation MNLPNKLTVLRVLMVPFFVLFMLTDLGGVANKWIALAIFVVASLTDLLDGKIARKYNLVTNFGKFMDPLADKLLVCSAMICLIEKGSLAAWIVIVIIAREFIISGFRLVASDNGIVIAASYWGKFKTVFQMAMVIVLIMDLGGAFDVIGQALIWISLALTIISLIDYVAKNIQVLTNGGM
- a CDS encoding CinA family protein yields the protein MYTDWLLKMKENEAQTTLEERVVELLAEHKMTVTTAESCTGGLIAATLVNVPGASDVLNEGYITYSNEAKIRLVNVSPETLERYGAVSSQTAKEMANGAAKAAKAEAALSATGIAGPGGGTEEKPVGLVYIGCSVNGKTTAKRCVFDGNRMENRQHTVETALEMLVEALENLEK
- a CDS encoding iron-sulfur cluster assembly scaffold protein — protein: MIYSHEVEMMCPVAQGANHGPAPIPEEAKWVQAKEVKDISGLTHGVGWCAPQQGTCKLTLNVKEGIIQEALVETIGCSGMTHSAAMASEILPGKTILEALNTDLVCDAINTAMRELFLQIVYGRTQSAFSEDGLPIGAGLEDLGKGLRSQVGTMYGTLAKGPRYLEMAEGYVTGIALDENNEIIGYKFVSLGKFTDFIKKGDTPNEAWEKAQGQYGRVDDAVKIIDPRQE
- a CDS encoding GGGtGRT protein, which gives rise to MALFESYERRIDKINAVLNSYGIASIEEAEKITKDAGLDVYNQVKGIQPICFENACWAYIVGAAIAIKKDCRRAADAAAAIGEGLQAFCIPGSVADQRKVGLGHGNLGKMLLEEETDCFAFLAGHESFAAAEGAIGIAEKANKVRKKPLRVILNGLGKDAAKIISRINGFTYVQTEYDYYTGELKEVSRTAYSDGLRSKVNCYGANDVREGVAIMWKEGVDVSITGNSTNPTRFQHPVAGTYKKECIEAGKKYFSVASGGGTGRTLHPDNMAAGPASYGMTDTLGRMHSDAQFAGSSSVPAHVEMMGLIGAGNNPMVGMTVAVAVAIEESAKEGKF